One segment of Cyprinus carpio isolate SPL01 chromosome B20, ASM1834038v1, whole genome shotgun sequence DNA contains the following:
- the LOC122140987 gene encoding uncharacterized protein LOC122140987, with protein MAAKPRDCSQMSASPETVPKLAANAETVSSPSCESGRIRNKQGEGKCMSKEQCFEHFDQTHGSTFVTWQKILMRSELCNSGDCVEKLCPALRGSRGTSHLSLLGFSIPAHRGSSLFWVMMRLHSTLGTWLFTLLVMPVYCQSGDNGEWGSGDVSGTVVTGNSSTSIFHAVGDEPDRTRPVFQSLSETEGGDCYVNFHTSQVMSRRLRAFREEVVYLKALQHGNQAVMENLVQFVGAEMGDQRYEEVIQENIVGIREDHMSCESVVTKAAEELESQLEGDAQSTLAGIQK; from the exons ATGGCTGCCAAACCCAGAGACTGTTCGCAAATGTCTGCCAGCCCGGAGACTGTTCCCAAACTAGCTGCCAATGCAGAGACAG TCTCCAGTCCAAGCTGTGAGAGTGGAAGAATAAGAAACAAGCAGGGGGAAGGAAAATGCATG AGCAAAGAACAGTGCTTTGAACATTTTGACCAGACACATGGCTCTACATTTGTGACATGGCAGAAGATTCTG ATGAGGTCAGAGCTTTGCAACAGTGGTGATTGTGTGGAAAAGCTGTGTCCAGCTTTGAGGGGCTCAAGAGGGACCTCCCATTTGTCATTGCTTGGGTTCTCCATCCCAGCTCACAGAGGTTCCTCCCTCTTCTGGGTCATGATGAGGCTTCACTCTACGCTGGGCACTTGGCTCTTCACACTCCTAGTGATGCCAGTCTACTGCCAGAGTGGTGATAATGGAGAGTGGGGATCAGGTGACGTCTCTGGGACTGTGGTCACTGGCAACTCCTCCACTTCAATCTTCCATGCAGTGGGGGATGAGCCAGACAGGACCAGGCCAGTTTTTCAGAGCCTGTCAGAGACAGAAGGCGGTGACTGTTATGTCAACTTTCACACCAGCCAAGTCATGTCAAGGCGCTTACGAGCTTTCAGAGAGGAAGTTGTTTATCTAAAGGCCCTTCAACATGGGAACCAGGCAGTGATGGAGAATCTGGTCCAGTTTGTTGGAGCAGAGATGGGAGATCAACGCTACGAGGAGGTGATCCAAGAGAACATTGTTGGTATCAGAGAGGATCACATGAGCTGTGAGAGCGTGGTGACAAAagcagcagaggagctggagaGTCAGCTGGAGGGAGATGCTCAATCCACTTTGGCTGGAATTCAGAAGTGA